In one Lolium rigidum isolate FL_2022 chromosome 3, APGP_CSIRO_Lrig_0.1, whole genome shotgun sequence genomic region, the following are encoded:
- the LOC124696469 gene encoding uncharacterized protein LOC124696469, whose amino-acid sequence MEGGVVTCGCGRGGLFACSLERRRGDFLGAALLRQLDLVAMAVARNAGRADLLAASLAGNGWRIGPIRWQRRRSSSNHDGDRVSMWRRTLYDDDGSLVGLICLSLDVRTLQEVFSPSATAQSFESSAKPDFHVHNRPKSGSQNKGYFDSQQPLQSTITSKITTFATKVTSRARSRVRTGYNCNVQYSSGCEDQDSEHEIRAELTSSEASTTNGDVRHGVFVAEEKSSGKSSKTSDDSREGKVGFHKMFTSKAEGLPAKKGIPWPWKGRENDGGSDVTSTPLHDKQENDGSHQRVLEPITIPKRQDSEYAQTTKYEVSGSWWIFNNNSTSSMSSTSSNGSPIERLDYEADCLDYEILWEDQRD is encoded by the exons ATGGAGGGCGGCGTGGTGACTTGTGGATGTGGACGCGGCGGCTTGTTCGCGTGCTCGCTGGAGCGGCGGCGTGGGGATTTCCTGGGCGCTGCGTTGCTTCGGCAGCTAGATCTGGTGGCAATGGCGGTTGCCCGCAATGCAGGAAGGGCCGACCTGCTGGCGGCATCGCTCGCCGGCAATGGATGGAGGATCGGGCCGATCCGGTGGCAGCGGCGGAGGTCGTCCTCGAACCACGATGGCGACAGGGTGTCGATGTGGCGGCGAA CCTTATATGATGACGATGGTAGCTTGGTTGGCCTTATATGTCTCTCTCTTGATGTACGGACACTGCAAGAGGTATTCAGTCCTTCAGCCACAGCGCAATCCTTTGAAAGTTCAGCAAAGCCCGATTTTCATGTTCATAACCGGCCTAAAAGTGGTTCGCAAAACAAAGGTTATTTTGACTCGCAGCAACCTCTTCAATCTACTATCACCTCCAAGATAACAACTTTT GCCACCAAGGTTACAAGTAGAGCTCGTTCGAGGGTAAGGACAGGATATAATTGCAACGTACAGTACAGTAGCGGCTGTGAGGACCAGGATTCTGAACATGAGATCAGGGCTGAGCTGACATCAAGTGAAGCAAGTACCACAAATGGGGATGTACGTCATGGTGTGTTTGTTGCCGAAGAGAAATCTTCTGGGAAGTCAAGCAAAACTAGTGATGATTCAAGAGAAGGAAAAGTAGGGTTTCACAAAATGTTTACTTCAAAGGCTGAGGGGTTACCGGCCAAGAAGGGGATACCGTGGCCTTGGAAAGGACGTGAAAATGATGGCGGTTCTGACGTGACCTCAACACCTTTGCATGATAAGCAAGAAAATGACGGGAGTCATCAGAGAGTTCTAGAGCCTATCACAATTCCAAAGCGTCAAGATAGTGAATATGCGCAGACAACCAAATATGAGGTCTCAGGTTCCTGGTGGATTTTCAACAATAATAGTACAAGTAGTATGAGCAGCACGAGTTCAAATGGCAGTCCTATCGAGAGATTAGATTACGAAGCAGACTGCTTGGATTATGAGATTCTGTGGGAAGACCAGAGGGATTAA